The following coding sequences are from one Shewanella eurypsychrophilus window:
- the rne gene encoding ribonuclease E → MKRMLINATQSEELRVALVDGQQLYDLDIESPGHEQKKANIYKGKITRVEPSLEAAFVDYGADRHGFLPLKEIAREYFPKGYSFQGRPNIKEVIKEGQEVVIQIDKEERGNKGAALTTFISLAGSYLVLMPNNPRAGGISRRIEGDERTELKSALSELEVPNGMGLIVRTAGVGKDSTELSWDLKVLEHHWAAIKEAAESRPAPFLIHQESNVIVRAIRDYLRRDVGEVLIDHPRIFEEAKLHVSLVRPDFVDRIKHYDAEVPLFTHYQIETQIESAFQREVRLPSGGSIVIDPTEALTSIDINSARATKGSDIEETALNTNLEAADEVARQLRLRDLGGLVVIDFIDMTPVRNQREVENRMRDAVHLDRARVQLGRISRFGLMEMSRQRLRPSLEESAAHLCPRCHGQGTIRGTESLALSILRLMEEEAIKENTSQIEAIVPVDVAAFLLNEKRKAIRITEQRHEVEVYVIPDPNMTTPDYRVLRHRKDDQISESSYKLLEQPEAKLYEPRKLERAATPEPALKGFSTPIKTAEVKTEKKVVVEAKVNEKEEPGLIAKFFAAITGLFKTEEKKDEAPKPQTSSRNNQNRNNRRPARKNDSRRNDTRRNRDEKDQSQSQSSEKNPRNSRNKRADSNDERSTTDKNEQGKRQSRQDSKPTRSRPASQDADEQPKQEVARERRQRRNMRKKVRIDSEQSKNLDEQTNETVKADVVVETTAVQTKEDKNTRPKRQPRKPRVKAESKSDDTQAVKVTETLEAQPIVEAVKVEQEILGDVNAEPVTQDQASIAESSVETISAETESGDEKREPREGQRRSRRSPRHLRAAGQRRRREEDDGEVASDAAPAFIPNETEMEFQAQAAEEVRSEVAQKQAEVSHASVAAATPAKVEAQTASAAPAKPAAPVASKPVVEKAEAQTASAAPAKPAAPVASKPVVEKAEAQTASAAPAKPATPVASKPVVEKAEAQTASTVPAKPAAPVASKPVAEKAEAQTASAAPAKPAAPVASKPVVEKAEAQTASAAPAKPAAPVASKTVVEKAEAQTASAAPAKPAAPVASKPVVEKAEAQTASAAPAKPTTPIKTEAPTEPVVSPKAEVAVKPAPKATSGSRFGTMVTSDMTKPVVEVRDNVETPAGRQYEVSTSDEKTEQSKVANSANSEMARP, encoded by the coding sequence ATGAAACGGATGTTAATTAATGCAACTCAATCTGAAGAGTTGCGCGTAGCCCTAGTTGATGGGCAACAGCTTTACGATCTTGATATAGAAAGTCCAGGTCATGAACAGAAGAAAGCCAATATTTACAAGGGTAAAATTACTCGTGTAGAGCCTTCACTTGAAGCAGCTTTTGTTGATTATGGTGCAGATCGCCATGGATTTTTACCTCTAAAGGAGATAGCTAGAGAATACTTCCCGAAAGGTTACTCTTTCCAAGGTCGCCCAAACATTAAAGAGGTGATTAAAGAAGGCCAGGAAGTTGTCATTCAAATTGATAAAGAGGAACGTGGCAATAAAGGCGCTGCATTAACCACTTTTATCAGTTTAGCTGGTTCTTACTTAGTCTTAATGCCTAATAATCCTCGCGCCGGTGGTATTTCTCGCCGTATCGAAGGTGACGAGCGCACAGAACTCAAGTCAGCTCTATCAGAACTTGAAGTCCCTAACGGCATGGGCTTAATTGTTCGTACCGCAGGTGTCGGAAAAGACTCTACAGAACTATCTTGGGATCTTAAAGTTCTTGAGCACCACTGGGCTGCAATTAAAGAAGCGGCTGAAAGTCGTCCAGCTCCTTTCCTTATTCACCAAGAAAGTAATGTCATTGTACGTGCTATTCGTGACTATTTACGCCGTGATGTAGGCGAAGTACTTATCGATCACCCACGTATTTTTGAAGAAGCTAAACTGCATGTCTCTTTAGTTCGTCCTGATTTTGTTGACAGAATCAAGCACTACGACGCTGAAGTACCCTTGTTTACTCATTATCAAATTGAAACTCAAATTGAATCAGCCTTCCAACGTGAAGTGCGTTTGCCTTCAGGTGGCTCGATAGTTATCGATCCAACAGAAGCATTAACATCAATTGATATCAACTCTGCCCGAGCAACAAAAGGCAGTGATATTGAAGAAACTGCGCTAAATACTAACCTTGAAGCAGCAGATGAGGTTGCCCGTCAATTACGTCTTCGTGATTTGGGTGGTCTTGTTGTCATAGATTTTATCGATATGACACCGGTTCGTAATCAACGTGAAGTTGAAAACAGAATGCGCGATGCCGTTCACCTAGATAGAGCTCGCGTTCAACTAGGTCGGATCTCTCGTTTTGGCTTGATGGAAATGTCACGACAACGTCTCAGACCTTCACTGGAAGAGTCTGCCGCGCACTTATGTCCACGTTGTCACGGTCAGGGTACTATTCGAGGAACGGAATCTCTCGCTCTATCTATTCTTCGCCTAATGGAAGAGGAAGCGATTAAAGAGAACACTTCGCAAATTGAAGCGATTGTTCCTGTTGATGTGGCAGCCTTCCTTCTCAATGAAAAACGCAAAGCTATCCGTATCACTGAGCAACGCCATGAAGTTGAAGTCTATGTGATCCCAGATCCGAATATGACAACTCCGGACTATCGCGTACTACGTCATCGTAAAGATGATCAAATCAGTGAATCAAGCTACAAACTACTGGAACAACCCGAAGCTAAGTTATACGAGCCAAGAAAACTTGAACGTGCAGCAACTCCGGAGCCTGCATTAAAAGGTTTTTCAACGCCAATTAAGACCGCTGAAGTAAAAACAGAAAAGAAAGTAGTCGTTGAAGCTAAAGTAAATGAAAAAGAGGAGCCAGGTTTAATCGCCAAGTTCTTCGCTGCGATTACCGGCCTATTCAAAACGGAAGAAAAGAAAGACGAAGCGCCAAAACCGCAAACGAGTTCGCGTAATAATCAGAACCGAAATAATCGTCGCCCTGCTCGCAAAAATGATTCTCGTCGTAATGACACTCGCCGTAACCGCGATGAAAAAGACCAAAGTCAGAGTCAGAGTAGCGAAAAAAATCCACGTAACAGCCGCAATAAACGTGCTGATTCGAATGACGAACGTTCAACTACTGATAAAAACGAACAAGGTAAACGTCAATCTCGCCAAGACAGTAAGCCGACGCGTTCTCGTCCAGCATCTCAAGATGCAGATGAACAGCCTAAGCAAGAAGTGGCTAGAGAGCGTCGTCAACGTAGAAATATGCGTAAAAAAGTGCGTATTGACAGCGAGCAGTCAAAAAATCTTGACGAACAAACTAATGAGACAGTAAAAGCTGACGTGGTTGTTGAAACCACTGCAGTGCAGACTAAAGAAGACAAAAACACTCGTCCGAAGCGTCAACCTCGCAAGCCGAGAGTAAAAGCCGAGTCTAAGTCTGATGATACCCAAGCGGTAAAAGTGACTGAAACTCTTGAGGCTCAGCCAATAGTTGAAGCTGTAAAGGTAGAGCAAGAGATACTAGGGGATGTTAACGCGGAACCTGTTACTCAAGACCAGGCATCTATAGCTGAATCAAGTGTTGAAACAATCAGTGCTGAAACAGAGTCTGGTGATGAAAAGCGCGAGCCTCGTGAAGGTCAACGTCGCAGTCGTCGCAGCCCTAGGCACCTTCGCGCCGCTGGCCAACGTCGTCGTCGTGAAGAAGATGATGGTGAAGTCGCTTCAGATGCCGCACCAGCTTTCATTCCTAATGAAACTGAAATGGAGTTTCAAGCTCAAGCGGCTGAAGAAGTGAGATCTGAAGTAGCACAAAAGCAAGCTGAAGTGAGCCATGCTAGTGTAGCTGCAGCAACACCTGCAAAAGTAGAAGCTCAGACTGCTTCTGCAGCACCAGCTAAGCCGGCTGCTCCTGTAGCGAGCAAGCCTGTTGTTGAAAAAGCCGAAGCACAAACAGCTTCAGCGGCACCAGCTAAGCCTGCAGCTCCTGTAGCGAGCAAGCCTGTTGTTGAAAAAGCCGAAGCACAAACAGCTTCAGCGGCGCCAGCTAAGCCTGCAACTCCAGTAGCGAGTAAGCCTGTTGTTGAAAAAGCCGAAGCACAAACAGCTTCAACGGTTCCAGCTAAGCCTGCAGCTCCTGTAGCGAGTAAGCCTGTTGCTGAAAAAGCCGAAGCTCAGACAGCTTCAGCGGCGCCAGCTAAGCCTGCAGCTCCTGTAGCGAGCAAGCCCGTTGTTGAAAAAGCCGAAGCTCAAACTGCTTCAGCGGCGCCAGCTAAGCCTGCAGCTCCTGTAGCGAGTAAGACCGTTGTTGAAAAGGCCGAAGCTCAAACTGCTTCTGCGGCGCCAGCTAAGCCTGCAGCTCCTGTAGCGAGCAAGCCCGTTGTTGAAAAAGCCGAAGCACAAACAGCTTCTGCAGCTCCAGCTAAGCCTACAACGCCGATAAAAACTGAAGCTCCAACTGAACCAGTCGTGTCGCCTAAAGCTGAAGTTGCGGTGAAACCAGCACCTAAAGCTACATCAGGTAGCCGCTTTGGTACTATGGTGACATCTGATATGACTAAGCCAGTCGTCGAAGTTAGAGATAACGTAGAGACCCCAGCAGGGCGTCAATATGAAGTATCGACTTCAGACGAGAAGACAGAGCAATCTAAAGTTGCCAACTCAGCAAACTCTGAAATGGCCCGTCCATAA
- the rluC gene encoding 23S rRNA pseudouridine(955/2504/2580) synthase RluC: protein MNSEAPKPKVQLVTIDEDHLGQRIDNYLLTKLKGVPKSMIYRIVRKGEVRVNKKRIKPEYKLQDGDIVRIPPVRVSDKSDRPGPSAKLTKVSQLEERIVFEDKSIIVLNKPAGIAVHGGSGVDFGVIEAMRSLRPTQKFLELVHRLDKDTSGVLLIAKKRSALRHLHDQLRFKKMQKDYQALVKGTWQARDKAIKAPLLKLTLKSGERIVRVNQEGKECETRFKIMQRYQGATLVQASPVTGRTHQIRVHCQYAGHPIACDDKYSEQKFDDAMRVLGLNRLFLHAAQLRFTHPGTEEVMVVTAPLDPVLIQTLDKLVKV from the coding sequence ATGAATAGCGAAGCACCTAAGCCAAAAGTTCAATTAGTCACTATAGATGAAGATCATCTTGGGCAGAGAATTGATAATTATCTGTTGACTAAATTAAAGGGCGTACCCAAAAGTATGATCTATCGGATCGTACGCAAAGGTGAAGTCAGGGTTAATAAGAAACGCATCAAGCCGGAATACAAACTACAAGACGGTGATATTGTTCGTATACCTCCTGTGCGCGTATCTGATAAATCTGACCGTCCAGGTCCCTCTGCAAAGTTGACTAAAGTGTCGCAACTTGAAGAGCGAATTGTATTTGAAGACAAATCAATCATAGTTCTTAACAAACCTGCTGGAATTGCTGTTCATGGTGGCAGTGGTGTCGATTTTGGGGTGATTGAAGCTATGCGTTCATTAAGACCAACTCAGAAATTTTTAGAGCTGGTGCATCGATTGGATAAAGACACATCAGGTGTGTTACTTATTGCTAAAAAGCGCAGTGCCCTTAGACATCTTCATGATCAACTTAGATTCAAAAAAATGCAAAAGGATTACCAGGCTTTAGTCAAAGGCACCTGGCAAGCACGTGATAAGGCGATTAAAGCGCCATTACTCAAATTAACCCTAAAATCAGGTGAGCGAATTGTTCGGGTTAATCAAGAGGGAAAAGAGTGTGAGACTCGGTTTAAAATAATGCAACGCTATCAAGGTGCGACACTCGTTCAAGCGAGTCCGGTAACGGGCAGAACACACCAAATTCGAGTGCATTGCCAATACGCGGGACATCCCATTGCCTGTGATGACAAATACAGTGAGCAGAAATTTGATGATGCCATGCGAGTGCTTGGCTTAAATCGTTTATTTCTGCATGCAGCCCAGCTTAGGTTTACTCACCCAGGGACAGAAGAAGTCATGGTTGTCACTGCGCCTCTCGATCCAGTACTCATTCAAACTTTAGATAAATTGGTGAAAGTATGA
- a CDS encoding HAD-IA family hydrolase, producing the protein MKQYELVIFDWDGTLMDSVGKIVACMQQTALTLDMAIPTEQAVRDIIGLSMGEALSTLYPDGCAELQAEMKEVYSQQYLALNQTPSPLFDGVEDLLTTLNGLGYKLAVATGKARVGLDRVLTATELGGYFVASRCADEAASKPSPEMLLQLLIELDVSPDKAVMIGDSIHDLNMANNAGIDAIGVDYGAHDRDTLSQAKPKAVIRSPIELLKHLNT; encoded by the coding sequence ATGAAGCAGTATGAACTGGTGATTTTTGACTGGGATGGGACCCTGATGGATTCAGTGGGGAAAATTGTGGCTTGTATGCAGCAAACTGCTCTGACCTTGGATATGGCTATACCAACGGAGCAAGCGGTACGCGATATTATTGGCTTATCTATGGGTGAAGCACTCAGTACGCTTTATCCCGATGGCTGCGCCGAGTTACAAGCCGAAATGAAAGAGGTTTATAGTCAACAATATTTAGCGCTAAATCAGACACCGAGTCCCTTATTTGATGGTGTCGAAGACTTGCTCACGACTCTTAATGGACTTGGGTATAAATTGGCCGTGGCGACAGGTAAGGCAAGGGTTGGACTCGATCGAGTGCTAACCGCAACAGAACTTGGTGGATATTTTGTGGCAAGCCGCTGTGCAGATGAAGCGGCAAGTAAGCCGAGTCCTGAGATGCTCTTACAATTATTAATTGAACTCGATGTTTCACCGGATAAAGCTGTGATGATTGGGGATTCAATTCATGATCTTAACATGGCAAATAATGCTGGTATTGATGCCATTGGCGTAGATTATGGTGCCCATGATAGAGATACATTGAGTCAAGCTAAGCCTAAAGCTGTGATCCGTTCACCCATTGAGTTACTCAAGCACTTGAACACTTAA
- a CDS encoding sensor domain-containing diguanylate cyclase has product MTDIEEALALLAAPCTDERFFQRALKALGLVTQCRWAAFGRPSHKDGIMEIVAFCDLKHNIPGFEFDLKGSPCESIYQLKYPNSHVLYSCDLQKTFPTFALIKKLGVSSYQAELILNDDGTPIGHILVMDTLPQTETMKSREFFRLLAQRIGIEYKRLLIARELDLHKQMIAHTEQLMSFVDRNYQYQVISKGYEKVFNRTAKSLIGKSVSEVHGETIFNDHLKPLLDRTLKGETITAQSWIHPPHLSEPIYLNIHHNPYYNEKDEVVGVIVSAHNITELHHANEKIAHYANHDPLTGLLNRRALFEQMEQKLQAQRKGQLQLAVIYLDLEGFRQINDTYGHHQGDSILNDVAKRIKQAASTQELVARIGGDEFIVLASLDYGASKADYKDKLTSRCKQFLTDLRMTIDIEGRCLPISANIGHYVVEECNMDLSSIISQADKDMYDNKKVQ; this is encoded by the coding sequence ATGACAGATATTGAAGAAGCTCTCGCGCTATTGGCCGCGCCGTGCACCGATGAACGGTTTTTCCAACGCGCCCTTAAAGCACTCGGTCTCGTCACTCAATGTCGCTGGGCTGCATTTGGACGACCCTCACATAAAGACGGTATCATGGAGATAGTGGCTTTTTGTGACTTAAAACATAATATTCCTGGTTTCGAGTTTGATCTCAAGGGCTCTCCATGTGAGTCCATCTACCAGCTCAAATACCCCAATTCCCATGTTCTTTACTCCTGTGATTTGCAAAAGACCTTCCCGACCTTTGCTTTAATAAAGAAACTCGGGGTTAGCAGTTATCAAGCCGAATTAATCCTCAATGACGATGGTACGCCGATTGGCCATATTCTCGTCATGGATACACTGCCACAAACAGAGACAATGAAATCCAGAGAGTTTTTCAGGTTACTCGCCCAGAGGATCGGCATCGAATATAAAAGATTGCTCATTGCTCGCGAACTGGATTTGCACAAGCAGATGATTGCCCACACAGAACAGTTGATGTCATTCGTTGACCGAAACTATCAATACCAAGTGATTTCAAAAGGCTATGAAAAAGTATTTAACCGAACAGCCAAGTCTCTCATAGGAAAGTCAGTCTCTGAGGTCCACGGAGAAACCATATTTAACGACCATTTAAAGCCCTTATTGGATAGGACACTGAAAGGAGAAACTATAACGGCACAAAGCTGGATCCACCCCCCTCACCTATCAGAACCCATTTACCTCAATATCCACCATAACCCCTATTATAATGAGAAAGATGAGGTCGTCGGTGTTATCGTCTCGGCACACAACATCACTGAGCTTCACCATGCCAATGAAAAGATCGCGCATTACGCCAATCATGATCCCTTAACAGGTTTATTGAATCGCAGAGCCTTGTTTGAGCAGATGGAACAAAAATTACAAGCACAAAGGAAAGGTCAACTACAGTTGGCGGTGATCTATCTCGATTTGGAAGGCTTCAGGCAGATAAACGATACCTATGGTCACCATCAGGGAGACAGCATTCTTAATGACGTCGCTAAACGTATTAAACAAGCGGCAAGCACACAGGAGTTGGTCGCGAGAATTGGAGGTGATGAATTTATCGTCTTAGCCAGCTTAGACTACGGCGCGAGTAAGGCTGATTATAAAGACAAATTAACGTCACGTTGCAAACAGTTTCTGACTGATTTGAGAATGACAATAGATATCGAGGGCAGGTGCTTACCCATATCTGCGAATATAGGCCATTATGTGGTTGAAGAGTGCAATATGGACCTGTCTTCTATCATTTCTCAGGCCGATAAAGATATGTACGACAATAAGAAGGTCCAATGA
- a CDS encoding Maf family protein, protein MSTPIILASTSQYRKQILAKLDFAFSCCDPRVDETHLADESPAELVVRLAEAKSRAGALQYSQGLVIGSDQVAVIDNKIIGKPLNHETAVKQLTASSGKVITFYTGVSLHNIDSGHNESLCETFKVHFRHLSAQQIENYLSREQPYYCAGSFKCEGLGITLFERLEGKDPNTLIGLPLITLTEMLTRQGYDVLANK, encoded by the coding sequence ATGTCGACCCCCATCATCTTAGCGTCAACCTCTCAATACAGAAAACAGATCTTAGCCAAACTCGACTTTGCCTTCTCCTGTTGTGACCCACGAGTCGATGAAACCCACTTAGCCGATGAGTCACCTGCAGAGCTGGTAGTAAGGTTAGCTGAAGCTAAGTCTAGGGCTGGTGCACTGCAATATTCTCAAGGACTGGTTATTGGCTCAGATCAAGTCGCTGTGATCGATAATAAGATAATAGGCAAGCCTTTAAACCACGAGACCGCGGTAAAACAGCTGACGGCTTCGTCCGGTAAAGTCATCACCTTTTACACTGGAGTATCACTGCATAATATCGACTCTGGTCATAACGAAAGCCTTTGTGAAACCTTTAAGGTGCACTTCAGGCATTTATCTGCACAGCAAATCGAGAATTACCTGTCGAGAGAGCAGCCATACTACTGTGCAGGCAGTTTCAAGTGTGAAGGGCTAGGCATCACCCTATTTGAACGCTTAGAAGGAAAAGATCCCAACACCTTAATCGGTCTGCCCTTGATCACACTCACCGAGATGCTAACAAGACAAGGCTACGATGTTTTAGCCAATAAATAA
- the yceD gene encoding 23S rRNA accumulation protein YceD: MQTVKIPVSIDPIRAASSQLSYEGLIPGKQLKRLNELSAGDCSDVTVSLECGEDIQGIVYLNGKAVTELTLNCQRCMTLFTTEVTVDFSFSPCGNEAEIDELPDAYDPIECNEIGEVRLHQLIEDELIVAMPLIPMHANESCGKGDQDIVVGEIEPSQEERPNPFAVLEKLKSK, encoded by the coding sequence ATGCAAACAGTAAAGATACCGGTTTCAATCGATCCAATACGTGCGGCCTCGAGTCAGCTTTCTTATGAAGGCCTGATCCCGGGTAAGCAATTAAAACGGTTGAATGAGTTAAGTGCCGGCGACTGTTCCGATGTGACAGTGTCGTTAGAATGTGGTGAAGATATACAGGGGATAGTCTACCTCAACGGGAAGGCTGTGACGGAGCTCACTCTGAATTGTCAACGCTGCATGACGCTATTTACCACTGAGGTTACGGTCGACTTCAGTTTCAGTCCTTGTGGCAACGAAGCTGAAATCGATGAGCTCCCGGATGCGTATGACCCTATTGAGTGTAATGAAATAGGCGAGGTTCGTCTGCATCAATTGATTGAAGATGAATTGATAGTCGCTATGCCTTTAATTCCTATGCATGCTAACGAAAGTTGCGGTAAAGGAGATCAAGATATAGTAGTAGGCGAGATTGAACCTTCTCAAGAGGAGCGTCCAAATCCGTTTGCAGTGTTAGAAAAACTGAAGAGCAAGTAA
- the rpmF gene encoding 50S ribosomal protein L32 — MAVQKNKKSRSKRGMRRSHDSLSTPQLSIDATSGELHLRHNVTADGFYRGQKVINK, encoded by the coding sequence ATGGCTGTACAAAAGAATAAAAAATCTCGTTCAAAGCGCGGAATGCGCCGTTCACATGATTCATTGAGCACTCCTCAATTATCAATAGACGCAACGAGTGGTGAATTACATCTACGTCATAACGTGACTGCAGATGGTTTTTACCGTGGTCAGAAGGTTATCAACAAGTAA
- the plsX gene encoding phosphate acyltransferase PlsX, with protein sequence MTNLTLALDAMGGDHGPHITVPATLQALRLSPFLDVILVGNEAEILPHLSQVAPSVRNRIEILHTMEVVSMSDRPVYALRNRKQSSMRLAIELVRDGKAQACLSAGNTGALMAMSKVLLKTLPGIDRPALVSCLPAINNTPVYLLDLGANVSCCSETLFQFAVMGSVLCEAVDKNPSPKVALLNVGIEEIKGNDQVQQAGRLLHQSPQLNYVGFIEGNDLFSGEVDVIVCDGFVGNITLKTSEGIARLLVHQLEKGLKKGFFVRLMAKLIAPRIHSVLNQMNPDHYNGASLIGLRGIVVKSHGSADESAYLQAINLAVTEAQRRLPKMIEERLESILLDINN encoded by the coding sequence ATGACTAATCTGACGCTCGCGTTAGATGCGATGGGGGGCGACCATGGTCCCCACATCACAGTGCCTGCAACCCTGCAGGCACTGCGTTTATCCCCTTTTCTTGACGTTATCCTTGTTGGTAATGAAGCTGAAATATTGCCTCACCTTTCTCAAGTCGCACCCAGTGTAAGAAACAGAATCGAAATTTTGCATACGATGGAAGTCGTCAGCATGTCCGATCGACCTGTTTATGCCCTAAGAAATCGTAAACAAAGTTCCATGAGATTAGCCATTGAGCTGGTTAGAGATGGAAAAGCGCAGGCTTGCTTAAGTGCAGGTAATACTGGCGCATTAATGGCAATGTCAAAAGTCTTGTTAAAGACTCTACCTGGTATCGATCGCCCAGCGCTAGTAAGCTGCCTACCTGCTATTAATAATACGCCTGTGTATTTACTCGATCTTGGCGCTAATGTTTCTTGTTGTTCTGAGACTTTATTTCAATTTGCCGTTATGGGCTCGGTGCTTTGTGAAGCGGTAGATAAGAACCCGTCACCTAAGGTGGCACTTCTTAATGTCGGTATTGAAGAGATAAAAGGTAATGATCAGGTACAGCAAGCTGGCCGGTTACTACACCAAAGTCCTCAACTCAATTATGTTGGCTTTATAGAAGGTAATGATCTATTTTCGGGCGAGGTTGATGTTATCGTTTGTGACGGTTTTGTCGGAAATATCACCTTAAAAACCTCTGAAGGTATTGCTCGATTATTAGTGCACCAGTTAGAGAAAGGACTGAAGAAAGGATTTTTTGTTCGATTAATGGCCAAATTAATCGCCCCTCGCATACATTCTGTACTAAATCAGATGAACCCCGACCACTACAATGGGGCAAGTTTGATAGGATTACGCGGAATTGTTGTGAAAAGTCATGGAAGTGCTGATGAGTCCGCATATTTACAAGCGATTAATCTAGCAGTGACAGAGGCACAACGTCGGCTCCCTAAGATGATTGAAGAACGTCTTGAGTCGATTCTTTTAGACATTAATAACTGA
- a CDS encoding beta-ketoacyl-ACP synthase III has protein sequence MHTKILGTGSYLPEQVRSNSDLEQMVETTDQWIVERTGISERRIAASDETVSTMGYLAALKALEMAGIEATDLDMIVCGTTSASNAFPAAACEIQAMLGVHTIPAFDIAAACSGFVYALSIADQYVKTGAAKKVLVIGADVLSRLCQPDDRSTIILFGDGAGAAVIGASNEPGIISTHIYADGRQGDLLKCSFPPRAGESSEAMGYMTMKGNDVFKVAVTKLAHVVTETLRINQIDKSEIDWLVPHQANFRIIKATAKKLNMSLDKVVLTLAKHGNTSAASVPIAMDEAVRDGRIQRGQLILLEAFGAGFAWGSALVRF, from the coding sequence ATGCATACAAAAATTCTTGGAACTGGTAGCTATCTACCAGAACAGGTGCGTAGCAATTCCGATCTGGAACAGATGGTTGAAACCACTGATCAGTGGATTGTTGAACGTACAGGTATTTCAGAACGCCGAATAGCTGCGTCTGATGAAACAGTGTCGACCATGGGCTATCTAGCTGCACTCAAAGCCCTTGAGATGGCTGGAATAGAGGCAACAGATCTCGACATGATAGTCTGTGGTACGACGAGCGCGAGTAACGCTTTTCCTGCTGCGGCATGCGAAATACAAGCCATGCTGGGAGTACATACTATTCCGGCATTTGATATAGCGGCTGCATGCTCAGGATTCGTTTACGCACTTTCAATTGCTGATCAATATGTAAAAACGGGTGCAGCCAAAAAAGTCTTAGTCATTGGTGCAGACGTGCTATCACGTCTGTGTCAGCCTGATGATCGCAGTACCATCATCTTATTTGGTGATGGGGCAGGTGCGGCAGTGATTGGTGCTTCGAATGAACCAGGTATCATCTCTACCCATATCTATGCCGATGGCCGTCAAGGCGATCTACTTAAATGCTCTTTCCCGCCTCGTGCGGGTGAATCTTCTGAAGCCATGGGTTACATGACCATGAAAGGCAATGATGTATTCAAGGTCGCCGTGACTAAGCTTGCCCATGTGGTGACAGAAACCTTAAGGATTAATCAGATTGATAAGTCTGAAATCGACTGGTTGGTTCCCCATCAAGCAAACTTCAGGATCATCAAGGCCACAGCAAAGAAGCTCAATATGAGTTTAGATAAAGTGGTATTGACCTTAGCCAAGCATGGTAATACTTCAGCAGCCTCGGTGCCTATTGCTATGGATGAAGCCGTTCGTGATGGCCGCATTCAGCGTGGACAGCTTATTTTGCTCGAAGCCTTTGGCGCTGGCTTTGCCTGGGGCAGTGCACTGGTCCGCTTTTAA
- the fabD gene encoding ACP S-malonyltransferase, whose protein sequence is MENSAFIFPGQGSQAIGMLAELAAEHDIIAQTFSQASDVLGYDLWELVQQGPVETLNETDKTQPALLTASVAIWRAFKASGKTLPKIMAGHSLGEYSALVCAGVMEFTDAVKLVELRGQLMQQAVPAGTGAMFAIIGLDNDAIAKACEDAAQGEVVSPVNYNSPGQVVIAGSKAAVERAAVLCKEAGAKMAVALPVSVPSHCELMRPAAEKLALALESVEFKTPQITVINNVDVASPESAADIKDALVRQLYCPVLWSETVKAISEQGITSLFEMGPGKVLTGLAKRIDRSLTAKVVNDVASLAALTE, encoded by the coding sequence ATGGAAAACTCAGCTTTCATTTTTCCTGGCCAAGGCTCTCAAGCCATTGGCATGTTGGCCGAACTTGCTGCCGAGCACGATATCATAGCGCAAACCTTTTCTCAGGCAAGTGATGTATTAGGTTATGATCTGTGGGAACTTGTGCAACAAGGCCCTGTTGAAACGCTCAATGAAACTGATAAGACACAGCCTGCACTATTAACTGCAAGTGTGGCTATTTGGCGTGCTTTCAAAGCCAGTGGTAAGACTCTGCCTAAAATTATGGCGGGTCACAGCTTAGGTGAATATTCAGCTTTGGTTTGTGCGGGCGTGATGGAGTTTACCGATGCGGTCAAACTCGTCGAGCTGCGTGGTCAATTAATGCAGCAAGCGGTGCCTGCTGGTACCGGTGCCATGTTTGCAATTATCGGCTTGGATAATGATGCTATCGCTAAGGCGTGTGAAGATGCAGCCCAAGGCGAAGTCGTTAGTCCGGTCAATTATAATAGTCCGGGCCAGGTGGTTATCGCTGGTAGCAAAGCTGCGGTTGAACGCGCCGCTGTATTATGTAAGGAGGCGGGGGCTAAGATGGCGGTCGCACTGCCTGTTAGTGTACCGTCCCATTGTGAGTTGATGCGTCCGGCTGCAGAAAAACTAGCACTCGCTCTTGAAAGTGTTGAGTTTAAAACACCGCAAATAACCGTCATCAATAATGTGGATGTAGCAAGCCCTGAGTCTGCTGCTGATATTAAGGATGCCTTGGTACGTCAACTCTATTGTCCCGTGCTCTGGTCTGAGACGGTCAAGGCCATCTCGGAGCAAGGGATCACCAGTTTGTTTGAGATGGGCCCCGGCAAAGTATTAACCGGTCTAGCGAAACGTATCGACCGTTCGCTAACTGCGAAAGTGGTCAACGATGTGGCATCTCTTGCCGCATTGACCGAATAG